A window of the Lactuca sativa cultivar Salinas chromosome 5, Lsat_Salinas_v11, whole genome shotgun sequence genome harbors these coding sequences:
- the LOC111917630 gene encoding histone-lysine N-methyltransferase ASHH3 isoform X1: protein MPAMTKKTEPGDIRQLFERLMKEIGEPVEFELPDWLNKWKPNYSIIKRNIYLTKKVKKRIREEDDGIFCSCTSTPGSSAACGRDCHCGMLLSSCSSNCKCDNSCLNKPFHRRPMKKMKIVQTEKCGSGVVAEENIMRGEFIIEYVGEVIDDKTCEERLWRMKRQGETNFYLCEINRDMVIDATFKGNQSRYINHSCSPNTEMQKWRIDGETRIGIFATRDIKEGEHLTYDYQFVQFGADQDCHCGAKGCRQKLGVKPNKSKFPSSDTALKMVACQVAINSPKVKALLSGKDGYNYGVRQPAYSRHVIDETRIPHNCIGEVLRIVRPASTSSFGMIKRFDINTRKHLIMFEDGVTELLDLAQVDWELCNLASFLQG from the exons ATGCCTGCCATGACGAAG AAGACTGAACCTGGTGATATCAGGCAATTGTTTGAACGATTGATGAAGGAGATTGGAGAACCTGTTGAATTTGAACTTCCTGATTGGTTGAATAAATGGAAGCCTAACTATAGCATCATAAAGCGCA ATATATATCTAACAAAGAAGGTTAAGAAACGAATAAGAGAGGAAGATGATGGAATATTCTGCTCTTGCACCTCAACACCAGGTTCTTCTGCAGCTTGTGGTAGAGATTGCCACTGTGG GATGCTATTATCAAGCTGTTCCTCTAACTGTAAATGTGATAATTCATGCCTCAATAAACCATTCCACAGACGCCCTATGAAGAAAATGAAGATAGTGCAG ACTGAAAAATGTGGGTCAGGGGTTGTTGCTGAAGAAAACATCATGCGAGGAGAGTTTATTATTGAATATGTGGGAGAAG TTATTGATGACAAAACATGTGAGGAAAGGCTATGGAGAATGAAGAGACAAGGAGAAACAAATTTTTATTTGTGTGAGATTAATCGTGACATGGTGATTGATGCTACATTCAAAGGAAACCAATCAAGATATATAAATCATAGTTGTTCTCCAAATACCGAAATGCAAAAATG GCGGATTGATGGTGAAACAAGAATCGGGATTTTTGCAACTCGGGATATAAAAGAGGGGGAGCATTTGACCTATGATTATCA GTTTGTGCAGTTTGGTGCAGACCAAGACTGTCATTGTGGGGCAAAAGGGTgtagacagaaacttggagtcaaACCAAATAAGTCAAAGTTTCCTTCTTCAGATACCGCTTTAAAGATGGTTGCATGTCAGGTGGCTATAAATTCTCCAAAAGTAAAAGCACTTCTTTCTGGGAAAGAT GGTTACAACTATGGTGTTCGACAACCAG CATATTCAAGACATGTCATTGATGAAACAAGAATACCTCATAATTGCATAGGGGAAGTTCTCAGAATAGTACGCCCTGCTTCAACGAG TTCATTTGGTATGATCAAACGGTTTGACATCAATACAAGAAAACACTTG ATCATGTTTGAAGATGGTGTGACTGAGCTTCTTGATTTGGCGCAAGTTGATTGGGAGCTTTGTAACTTAGCAAGCTTTTTACAGGGGTAA
- the LOC111917630 gene encoding histone-lysine N-methyltransferase ASHH3 isoform X2 — MPAMTKKTEPGDIRQLFERLMKEIGEPVEFELPDWLNKWKPNYSIIKRNIYLTKKVKKRIREEDDGIFCSCTSTPGSSAACGRDCHCGMLLSSCSSNCKCDNSCLNKPFHRRPMKKMKIVQTEKCGSGVVAEENIMRGEFIIEYVGEVIDDKTCEERLWRMKRQGETNFYLCEINRDMVIDATFKGNQSRYINHSCSPNTEMQKWRIDGETRIGIFATRDIKEGEHLTYDYQFVQFGADQDCHCGAKGCRQKLGVKPNKSKFPSSDTALKMVACQGYNYGVRQPAYSRHVIDETRIPHNCIGEVLRIVRPASTSSFGMIKRFDINTRKHLIMFEDGVTELLDLAQVDWELCNLASFLQG; from the exons ATGCCTGCCATGACGAAG AAGACTGAACCTGGTGATATCAGGCAATTGTTTGAACGATTGATGAAGGAGATTGGAGAACCTGTTGAATTTGAACTTCCTGATTGGTTGAATAAATGGAAGCCTAACTATAGCATCATAAAGCGCA ATATATATCTAACAAAGAAGGTTAAGAAACGAATAAGAGAGGAAGATGATGGAATATTCTGCTCTTGCACCTCAACACCAGGTTCTTCTGCAGCTTGTGGTAGAGATTGCCACTGTGG GATGCTATTATCAAGCTGTTCCTCTAACTGTAAATGTGATAATTCATGCCTCAATAAACCATTCCACAGACGCCCTATGAAGAAAATGAAGATAGTGCAG ACTGAAAAATGTGGGTCAGGGGTTGTTGCTGAAGAAAACATCATGCGAGGAGAGTTTATTATTGAATATGTGGGAGAAG TTATTGATGACAAAACATGTGAGGAAAGGCTATGGAGAATGAAGAGACAAGGAGAAACAAATTTTTATTTGTGTGAGATTAATCGTGACATGGTGATTGATGCTACATTCAAAGGAAACCAATCAAGATATATAAATCATAGTTGTTCTCCAAATACCGAAATGCAAAAATG GCGGATTGATGGTGAAACAAGAATCGGGATTTTTGCAACTCGGGATATAAAAGAGGGGGAGCATTTGACCTATGATTATCA GTTTGTGCAGTTTGGTGCAGACCAAGACTGTCATTGTGGGGCAAAAGGGTgtagacagaaacttggagtcaaACCAAATAAGTCAAAGTTTCCTTCTTCAGATACCGCTTTAAAGATGGTTGCATGTCAG GGTTACAACTATGGTGTTCGACAACCAG CATATTCAAGACATGTCATTGATGAAACAAGAATACCTCATAATTGCATAGGGGAAGTTCTCAGAATAGTACGCCCTGCTTCAACGAG TTCATTTGGTATGATCAAACGGTTTGACATCAATACAAGAAAACACTTG ATCATGTTTGAAGATGGTGTGACTGAGCTTCTTGATTTGGCGCAAGTTGATTGGGAGCTTTGTAACTTAGCAAGCTTTTTACAGGGGTAA
- the LOC111917630 gene encoding histone-lysine N-methyltransferase ASHH3 isoform X3 — MKEIGEPVEFELPDWLNKWKPNYSIIKRNIYLTKKVKKRIREEDDGIFCSCTSTPGSSAACGRDCHCGMLLSSCSSNCKCDNSCLNKPFHRRPMKKMKIVQTEKCGSGVVAEENIMRGEFIIEYVGEVIDDKTCEERLWRMKRQGETNFYLCEINRDMVIDATFKGNQSRYINHSCSPNTEMQKWRIDGETRIGIFATRDIKEGEHLTYDYQFVQFGADQDCHCGAKGCRQKLGVKPNKSKFPSSDTALKMVACQVAINSPKVKALLSGKDGYNYGVRQPAYSRHVIDETRIPHNCIGEVLRIVRPASTSSFGMIKRFDINTRKHLIMFEDGVTELLDLAQVDWELCNLASFLQG, encoded by the exons ATGAAGGAGATTGGAGAACCTGTTGAATTTGAACTTCCTGATTGGTTGAATAAATGGAAGCCTAACTATAGCATCATAAAGCGCA ATATATATCTAACAAAGAAGGTTAAGAAACGAATAAGAGAGGAAGATGATGGAATATTCTGCTCTTGCACCTCAACACCAGGTTCTTCTGCAGCTTGTGGTAGAGATTGCCACTGTGG GATGCTATTATCAAGCTGTTCCTCTAACTGTAAATGTGATAATTCATGCCTCAATAAACCATTCCACAGACGCCCTATGAAGAAAATGAAGATAGTGCAG ACTGAAAAATGTGGGTCAGGGGTTGTTGCTGAAGAAAACATCATGCGAGGAGAGTTTATTATTGAATATGTGGGAGAAG TTATTGATGACAAAACATGTGAGGAAAGGCTATGGAGAATGAAGAGACAAGGAGAAACAAATTTTTATTTGTGTGAGATTAATCGTGACATGGTGATTGATGCTACATTCAAAGGAAACCAATCAAGATATATAAATCATAGTTGTTCTCCAAATACCGAAATGCAAAAATG GCGGATTGATGGTGAAACAAGAATCGGGATTTTTGCAACTCGGGATATAAAAGAGGGGGAGCATTTGACCTATGATTATCA GTTTGTGCAGTTTGGTGCAGACCAAGACTGTCATTGTGGGGCAAAAGGGTgtagacagaaacttggagtcaaACCAAATAAGTCAAAGTTTCCTTCTTCAGATACCGCTTTAAAGATGGTTGCATGTCAGGTGGCTATAAATTCTCCAAAAGTAAAAGCACTTCTTTCTGGGAAAGAT GGTTACAACTATGGTGTTCGACAACCAG CATATTCAAGACATGTCATTGATGAAACAAGAATACCTCATAATTGCATAGGGGAAGTTCTCAGAATAGTACGCCCTGCTTCAACGAG TTCATTTGGTATGATCAAACGGTTTGACATCAATACAAGAAAACACTTG ATCATGTTTGAAGATGGTGTGACTGAGCTTCTTGATTTGGCGCAAGTTGATTGGGAGCTTTGTAACTTAGCAAGCTTTTTACAGGGGTAA